In the Acropora muricata isolate sample 2 chromosome 1, ASM3666990v1, whole genome shotgun sequence genome, one interval contains:
- the LOC136929330 gene encoding NLR family CARD domain-containing protein 3-like, whose protein sequence is MASGPAAFASTQENTNYARLCRLLVDVGCTVLRDTFDVIHTPANLHGVLSSPTVLPTLQSLQRKRILNPSQWGKLFPAVARTVSSANFDVTLLMVLLRNICGLSPPVSTGSWDKLPPDSDNSIEANIVRVKCYRNDVYGHPTKASVDNATFNALWQKISVTILALGSSYGTIISQLKTECMDPATKDHYEKLLSGWKKDDDTLKEILERACDDIGEIKEILKQRQSCEGNTKECLKVEQVSDPFSLEECIAIIRQLYEDREGWLAPFPWCEEFRFNLDTIFTRLKFVSRRKEKGTKTDVLVDMFQIFQSHEECSKPRRVLIEGKPGMGKTTYCHKIAYDWAKKRKGGESFHDVILVLLLKCRDINCGLREAIDDQLLPREMNEEEKERFFTFIRNHQSKVLLVLDGLDELPSSQMSIYKEIIQGRVLPESYIVVTARHEFGVKVQDCCHTLLEVEGFTKTDAKEYIQRYFKEEEDLTAKLLDKLDSDTSLQELTANPLNTTLLCLLCEESRGKLPGSRTLLYLEMVECVLRRYRLKMKSPETEQDLIALYQAELKQLGCIAMEGLHNNSLYFDESAFQGFSSDLISGLGFLSVEAGRSKRRPRRSYGFLHKSFQEFFAALYLCGQLLDGQISVDSLISDRRYFDEFQQVLMFTSGMLAQKCEAAVKALIAGIATQVNLQDSHLEVALACINECKREDNTFYKEVAHFFGSHLRLQRAFFYGLHKELAAVCIETIKTNSTITALYLCHCGIDDESPTTLAEQLKGNLTLTFLDLSNNAIGKVGADALAKGLRENSTLTELTLSYNAIGNVGAGALAKGLEENSTLTELYISNNAIGNVGADAVAKGLKENSTLTELDLSNNAIGSVGTDALAKGLKENSTLISLDLSDNAIGNVGADALAKGLKENSTLTSLDLSSNAIGNVGAEALAKGLKENSTLTELDLSNNAIGNVGTDALAKGLKENSTLTSLDLSSNAIGNVGAEALAKGLKENSTLTELALSNNAIGNVGTDALAKGLKENSTLTSLDLSNNAIENVGADALAKGLKENSTLTELDLSKNAIENVGADAMAKALKKNSTLTLLDLSDNAIGNVGADALAKGLKKNSTLTSLDFSYNAIGNVGATSLAKGLKENSILTSLDLSYNAIENIGADALAKVLKENSTLRKVNLSNNAIGNVGAEALANGLKEKSTLTTLDLSHNGISDVGADSLAKGLTDTSTLISFNLSFNAISDVGADALDKGLKGSSMLKSLNLSHNANGKVGPDALAVELKENSTLTSLDLSDNAIGNVGADALAKGLKENSTLTSLDLSYNAIGNVGAEALAKGLKQNSTLTELDLSKNAIGNVGADALAKGLKKNSTLTSLDLSYNAIGNVGAEALAKGLKDNSTLTSLDLSNNVIGNVGADALAKGLKGNSTLTSLDLSSNVIGNVGADALAKGLKENSTLTSLDLSSNVIGNVGADALAKGLKKNSTLTLLDLSENAIGNVGADALAKGLKKNSTVTSLAFSYNAIGNVGAASLAKGLKENSTLTSLDLSYNAIENVGADALAKVLKENSTLTKVDLSNNAIGNVGAEALANGLKENSTLTSLDLSHNGISDVGADSLAKGLTETLISLNLSFNAISDVGADALDKGLKGSSMLTSLNLSHNAVGKIGADALAVELKEN, encoded by the exons ATGGCGTCTGGTCCAGCAGCCTTCGCGTCAACGCAAGAGAACACAAACTATGCCCGTCTGTGTCGTCTCCTGGTTGATGTTGGATGTACGGTCCTTCGTGATACCTTTGACGTTATACACACTCCAGCCAATTTACATGGTGTTTTGTCAAGTCCTACAGTGCTTCCCACATTGCAATCCCTacaaaggaaaagaattttGAATCCTTCGCAGTGGGGAAAGCTGTTCCCAGCTGTTGCTAGAACTGTGTCATCAGCCAACTTTGATGTTACACTTCTAATGGTACTTCTAAGAAATATATGTGGTTTGAGTCCACCTGTTAGTACTGGCAGCTGGGACAAGCTTCCTCCTGACTCTGATAACAGTATTGAAGCAAATATAGTGAGAGTTAAGTGCTACAGAAATGATGTGTATGGCCACCCCACCAAGGCCTCAGTTGATAATGCAACATTCAATGCACTGTGGCAGAAAATCAGCGTTACTATCCTAGCACTTGGATCTAGTTACGGAACCATCATCAGCCAATTAAAAACTGAGTGCATGGATCCTGCTACTAAGGATCACTATGAAAAATTACTGAGTGGCTGGAAGAAAGATGATGACACCTTGAAGGAAATACTTG agagaGCCTGTGACGACATTGGAGAGATTAAAG AGATATTGAAGCAGCGTCAGTCATGCGAGGGGAACACCAAAGAATGTCTGAAAGTTGAGCAAG tttcagatcCTTTTAGCCTTGAAGAATGCATTGCCATTATTCGCCAGCTTTATGAGGACCGTGAAGGATGGTTGGCGCCTTTCCCTTGGTGCGAAGAGTTTCGATTCAATCTCGATACCATTTTTACAAGACTCAAATTTGTCAgccgaagaaaagaaaaaggaacaaaaactGATGTTCTTGTTGAcatgtttcaaatatttcaatCGCATGAAGAGTGTTCAAAGCCGAGAAGGGTCTTGATTGAGGGGAAGCCTGGTATGGGGAAAACAACGTATTGTCACAAGATTGCTTACGACTGGGCCAAGAAACGAAAAGGTGGCGAGTCTTTTCATGATGTCATACTTGTGCTGCTATTAAAATGCCGAGACATCAACTGTGGCCTGCGGGAGGCTATTGATGATCAGCTTCTACCGAGAGAAATGAacgaagaagagaaagagagaTTTTTCACCTTCATTCGGAACCACCAGTCAAAAGTCTTACTGGTGCTTGATGGATTAGACGAGTTACCCAGCAGCCAGATGTCGATCTATAAAGAAATCATTCAAGGAAGGGTTCTTCCAGAGTCTTACATAGTGGTTACAGCACGACATGAATTTGGAGTAAAGGTACAAGATTGCTGCCACACCCTGTTAGAGGTAGAAGGGTTTACCAAGACTGATGCCAAAGAGTATATTCAGAGATATTTCAAAGAAGAAGAGGATTTGACAGCAAAGCTCTTGGACAAGCTAGACTCTGACACATCCCTACAAGAGCTCACAGCAAATCCGTTAAACACAACTCTTCTATGCCTGCTCTGCGAAGAGTCTCGAGGAAAATTACCAGGAAGTAGAACTCTGCTTTACCTTGAAATGGTCGAATGTGTGCTAAGAAGGTACAGGCTAAAGATGAAATCACCAGAAACAGAGCAAGACCTCATAGCATTATACCAAGCTGAATTGAAGCAACTTGGCTGTATCGCCATGGAGGGTTTGCACAACAATAGCCTGTATTTTGACGAGAGCGCCTTTCAGGGTTTCTCAAGCGATTTAATATCGGGCCTGGGATTTTTGTCAGTGGAGGCCGGACGAAGCAAACGAAGACCACGTCGAAGCTATGGCTTCCTGCACAAgagttttcaagaattcttcGCAGCACTTTATCTGTGTGGTCAGCTTCTTGATGGACAAATCTCTGTTGATAGCTTAATTTCTGACCGCAGATATTTTGATGAGTTCCAGCAGGTGCTGATGTTTACGAGTGGTATGTTGGCGCAGAAGTGCGAAGCAGCAGTTAAAGCACTTATCGCTGGTATAGCTACTCAAGTCAACCTACAAGATAGCCATCTAGAGGTTGCATTGGCTTGCATTAACGAATGCAAGAGAGAGGATAATACTTTTTACAAAGAAGTGGCACATTTCTTTGGCTCACACCTTCGACTTCAGAGGGCTTTTTTCTACGG TTTGCACAAGGAACTTGCTGCTGTGTGTATTGAAACCATCAAAACAAACTCAACTATTACAGCTCTGTATCTCTGTCATTGTGGCATTGATGATGAAAGTCCTACTACACTGGCTGAGCAATTAAAAGGAAATTTAACGCTGACATTCCTGGACTTGTCTAATAATGCAATTGGCAAagttggtgctgatgcactggctaaaggactgAGAGAAAACTCAACGCTGACAGAGCTGACCTTGTCTTATAATgcaattggaaatgttggtgcTGGTGCACTGGCAAAAGGACtggaagaaaattcaacgctgacagaGCTGTATATATCTAATAATgcaattggaaatgttggtgctgatgcagTGGCAAAgggactgaaagaaaattcaacgctgacagaGCTGGACTTGTCTAATAATGCAATTGGAAGTGTTGGtactgatgcactggctaaaggactgaaagaaaattcaacactGATATCGCTGGACTTATCTGATAATgcaattggaaatgttggtgctgatgcactagctaaaggactgaaagaaaattcaacgctgacatcccTGGACTTGTCTTCTAATgcaattggaaatgttggtgctgaagcactggctaaaggactgaaagaaaattcaacgctgacagaGCTGGACTTGTCTAATAATgcaattggaaatgttggtACTGATGCACTAGCTAAAggactaaaagaaaattcaaccctGACATCGCTGGACTTGTCTTCTAATGCAATTGGAAACGTTGGTGCTGAAGCACTAGCTaaaggactgaaagaaaattcaacgctgacagaGCTGGCCCTGTCTAATAATgcaattggaaatgttggtACTGATGCACTAGCTaaaggactgaaagaaaattcaaccctGACATCGCTGGACTTGTCTAATAATGCAATTGAaaatgttggtgctgatgcactggctaaaggactgaaagaaaattcaacgttgACAGAGCTGGACTTGTCCAAAAATGCAATTGAaaatgttggtgctgatgcaATGGCTAAAGCATTGaagaaaaattcaacgctgacattgTTGGACTTATCTGATAATgcaattggaaatgttggtgctgatgcactggctaaaggattaaaaaaaaattcaacactGACATCGCTTGATTTCTCTTATAATgcaattggaaatgttggtgctacttcactggctaaaggattaaaagaaaattcaatacTGACATCGCTCGATTTGTCTTATAATgctattgaaaatattggtgctgatgcactggctaaagtactgaaagaaaattcaacactGAGAAAGGTGAACTTGTCTAATAATGCCATTGGAAACGTTGGTGCTGAGGCACTGGCTAatggattgaaagaaaaatccACGCTGACAACGCTGGACTTGTCTCATAACGGAATAAGCGACGTGGGTGCTGATTCACTGGCTAAAGGACTGACAGACACTTCAACTCTGATATCCTTTAATTTGTCTTTTAACGCAATTAGCGAcgttggtgctgatgcactggatAAAGGATTGAAAGGAAGTTCAATGCTGAAATCGCTGAACTTGTCCCATAATGCAAATGGCAAAGTTGGTCCTGATGCACTCGCTGtagaattaaaagaaaattcaacgctgacatcgctggactTATCTGATAACgcaattggaaatgttggtgctgatgcactagctaaaggactgaaagaaaattcaacgctgacatcccTGGACTTGTCTTATAATgcaattggaaatgttggtgctgaagcactggctaaaggactgaaacaaaattcaacgctgacagaGCTGGACTTGTCTAAAAATgcaattggaaatgttggtgctgatgcactaGCTAAaggactgaaaaaaaattcaacgctgacatcccTGGACTTGTCTTATAATGCAATTGGCAATGTTGGTGCTGAAgcactggctaaaggactgaaagataattcaacgctgacatcccTGGACTTGTCTAATAATGTaattggaaatgttggtgctgatgcactggctaaaggactgaaaggaaattcaacgctgacatcgctggactTGTCTAGTAATGTaattggaaatgttggtgctgatgcactggctaaaggactgaaagaaaattcaacgctgacatcgctggactTGTCTAGTAATGTAATTGGAAATGTTGGAGccgatgcactggctaaaggactgaagaaaaattcaacgctgacattgTTGGACTTATCTGAGAATgcaattggaaatgttggtgctgatgcactggctaaaggattaaaaaaaaattcaaccgTGACATCGCTTGCTTTCTCTTATAATgcaattggaaatgttggtgctgcttcactggctaaaggattaaaagaaaattcaacactGACATCGCTCGATTTGTCTTATAATGCTATTGAaaatgttggtgctgatgcactggctaaagtactgaaagaaaattcaacgctgacaaaGGTGGACTTGTCTAATAATGCCATTGGAAACGTTGGTGCTGAGGCACTGGCTAatggattgaaagaaaattccacgctgacatcgctggactTGTCTCATAATGGAATTAGCGACGTGGGTGCTGATTCACTGGCTAAAGGACTGACGGAGACTCTGATATCCTTGAATTTGTCTTTTAACGCAATTAGCGAcgttggtgctgatgcactggatAAAGGATTGAAAGGAAGTTCAATGCTGACATCGCTGAACTTGTCCCATAATGCAGTTGGCAAAATTGGTGCGGATGCACTGGCTGtggaattaaaagaaaattga